A region of the Phaseolus vulgaris cultivar G19833 chromosome 11, P. vulgaris v2.0, whole genome shotgun sequence genome:
AATTCTACAGATCCTTCATTTGGAGGCAAAGTTTTGCAAAAGAAAACTTATCAAATAACAAGGTTTGATCCCTTAAAGAATTTGGGACCTTTCATGTTAGATTTATCTTTAGAACCATCAATATTTCTTGGAGTCCATTTAaagatacctttaggaacaagaaaTTTACGAATTCTGCAAAATCTAACAGAATGACCTCTCTTCATACTGTAAAAGCAtttaacaaccggttgtttcatttttttaatcggTTGATTTTCTCGCACTATTGAAGAAGGTTTTGAAATCCCATTCTTTTTGCTCTGTGGATAAAATCCTAAACCTAcatttccaaaaacacaattttgagatgcaagaacattctcaaagttgaaTTTTCCAGTTgtaagcttatccacagttttcacaagatggtgaaccttcttttcaagagattcacagttttcacaaaaacTTGAGTCACACATGCAAGAAAAATTCTTGTAaatcaaatccaaattttcaaaatcaacttTAGATTTTTCCAAATCTTCTTCTAGTGATTTAACtatgttttcaagccagttgttcaatcctttcaaccggttgttcaagagagccaaacTATTAGCTTTTTCATGTCTTTCATTAAATGCTTCAAGTAGTTGGTAGTAGTTGTTACCTTTGACTAATGAAGATGAGCTTATATTGCTTGATGTTGATGCCTTTAACCATAGATTTGCTTCTGCATCTTCTtgtcatcccaagctatgtaagATTTCTTGGATTTTCCTCTCTTTTATCCTTTGAAATCATCTTTTTCCTTGCTCTCATTGTTAGGACACTCAGCCTTGATGTGTCCCTGTTCACCACATCCATAACAGGTATATTTATTAGGATTAAAATCATTCAGTTTCTTGGAATTATACCTTTTTGAAGATTGGcctttgctgttttttttaagaatttacTAAACTTTCTTGAAAGCAAGCTCATTGTGTCTTCTTCACTATCACTGGAATCTTGATGCCTTTTCTAGTTAGCTGCTTTCAGGGATATTCCTTTGCTGTGTTTATCCTCACTTTCTTGGACAACCAACCTATTCATTTAAAGCTCATGTTCCCttagcttaccaaacaatgaaGTTGTTGTCGTGGATGTTAGATCCTTTGATTCAGAAATGGTAGTTTGGCTGCCAAGACCTATCAAAACACTTCAAAATCTTTATGTTTAGCTCCTCTTTGTCAAAGCtttttccaagactcattaggtgattcacaatgtgagAAAAGCGTTTCTGCATATCAGAAATTTTTTCCACTTtctgtattttgaataattcaTACTCATGAATGAGAGCATCGTGCCTTATTCACATCATTGGTTCCCTCATGTGTGACCTCAAGGATATCCCACATTTCATCAGAGCTTAAAGCAgaagttataatatttttagcaATCCAATCAAACTTTGCCTTTTTGCTTTCAGCCTTAGTCTATTCAGATGGAGGCTTATCAACAAATACCTCATCTTTTTTTACTCGAGGAATAAaatgaccattttcaattgcttcccaaattcctttatctgTGGATTGCATACAAATCTTCAtcctaactttccaaaattggtaattcaCACCACAAAACAATGGTGGTCTGTTTATAGAAGCACCTTCCCTAAAAGGTAGTTtatcagccattaaaaaagttttagagagaaaaaagcttgaataattttcaagaacctaactcttgatgccaattgatAGAATTAATGACCTATACAAGAGGGGGGTGGATTGTTTGACAAAAGAATTTCGCAAAAATTGACTAAGAATGAAGTTTTATCAACAATCACAGAAAGAGCAATCAGGGAAgccaaacaatcaaagcaattaaaactgtttacagaaaaacaatcggttgaaatttcgttttaaccggttgtttatagcaacagagacaaaaattaaatcaaacagtttataatgagtgagagagagagagagagagagagattacacaatcaatttatactggttcactcaacctctgagctacatccagtccccagaacaACCACTAGGTATTTCACtagcaatcaatcacagattacaaacactCAACACCACAAAAAGGAGATCTTGACCACACAAGAACACTCACCCTTTTTTCTTTTCACACAACTACAGttagaacaccctctgaccttACAGGTTAACAAACTTTACaagtataacaaaaaaaaacaattacaagaataaaaTAGGAACAAATTACACCTGGTATTTTAGGAATCACAGAGCTCCTAAGATCAGTTCTTAAACCAATGCACATCCTTTAGGCAATCTTCCAAAACTTTGAATCAAATCTCTTCTAAAAAACATGTTCAATCTCACTTTCTGTATGTTTTTTAATACAAAGAGAAACCATATTTATAGATCTTAAATCTAGTAGTTTTAGGGAGTTAATCATgagccaaatcagttttaattcaactaaaaatagatttaacaggtttttgaaaagctgttaagaaatgtgacaatcaaccggttgaaatgttgttttaaccggttgaattggttttgatAGTTAGTTAACCaaatcaaaaacaattttgaaaccCTTCAAACAAGCTaggtgtaaaacaaccgattatattgtgaattcaaccgattgtttttctctttgcttagaaaaacatttttttcttctaaaacaTATTGATTCAGCCTGTACATAGGATTAAGAATCGCCtttacaagaattctaaacaccctagaacTAAGCTTCAATCAAAGCAGAAAAGCATCAAGCTCTTATCAcatatttggtttcatcaaagCCTTCATGTTCTACAACAacatctaggagcatctttgTATCATATTTGAGACCATTAAgaaatatgctcagttgagcaatatcttcaaacccatgatttgggcattttctcgGCATCATTTTGAATCTCTCCCATGTCTCACAAAACGCTTCATTTGCTCTTTATCTGAACATAGAAATTTCAGACTTTACTTTTGTTAGAATATGTGGCCTTAAACGAGAAAGGGGttaattgtttaaagggggtttttgaaatttttttcagctagaacaaaatcctttgtatgaaactcaatcagaaattcagttagccaagatataaagcacaaaacaacaaagcaccagaaaaacaatcggttgtttcttcgaaacaatcggttgtttataccagcaaagaaataacaactgaatttaaatgagtttaagggaagaaagagatacacaaacagtttatactggttcactcttaaaccaagagctacatccagtccctaaAAGCCattgggcaatccactaagcaatcaacaccgattacacacaaaccaccaaagaagtgacattgaacccttcaagaaacacacttcctttggcataGCACACACCAAgtatgttgatcttgacaacctcgagcacacaacactccttggcaacaacaccagaatttacaaaatgttcagaacgaattacacttgtttacagaacaatctgaaatcaatacatatGTGATCCAccctctcttgagaaaacccaaagctgaatgtgaatgttcaaaacttgaaagcaatctttctcaactgaaaaactcaaatatgtttttcttgtttgttataaagcataaataaactatttataactttcaaagattggtcaaagcatttaatagactagcgtattcagttgaaaatcatttaaagcacactcaactaacaaaacaaaattctgttaggattttcaaacaaacaatcgattgaaatcacgaaacaatcgattgttttggtttgacagcaagtcaaccaaccaaaacagttttcaaccttttcaaaaacacctaagagaaaaacaatcggttgtttcgacaaaacaacaagttgtttttcacttagttagaaaaacactttaatctcaaaaaggttttaaaacacattatctttagattcaacaaagagtgtaTTACACAactaaactacccagatcctatcctaaacacaacagcaacttcagccttgcatcaaacacttggatttggatttttcaaagcctttgatcactcttaatcaacaatctccccttatttgatgaagataaatccctagttgcttgtgttggactttgtttgaatctgaagcagttcctgcaaaacaacACTTTATGCAATACACAACATCTATAGTAGTAGGTTAGAAAAGAAATTCACTAAGCACTGTATCagacaaacaaccggttgtttcctCTATTCAATCGATTCTTTCTTTCAGTAGAAGCAGGAAAATAgttccaattttagaaattgGAGAGATTTAATAGTTTGAAACATTTTATAGAGAGCAGACAACACCAAAACCAACCAAttttccccctatttgtcttcacaaatagattttaagaattaaaaaacagtttaagagagattttgagagtcaagaatgcctaactcatttcttaagaagaaaaacctttcttttggtAGAGGTTTTGTGAATATATCAGCCAGTTGCAGTtttgtttcaatgaatttcacTTCACAATCTCCATTGCTCACATGATCCCATGTGAAGTGATGacgaatctcaatgtgcttagttcttgagcgttgaatctgatttttagtgagatttatagcacttgtgttgtcacaaagcaaaggaaccttgttaatcttcaatccaaaatttgcaagttgttgtttaagCCAAAGTATTTATGCACAGCAACTCCCAGCAGCAATGTATTCAGCCTCTGCAGtagaaagagctacacaagcttgcttcttactATGCCAAGAGAAGAGGCTTgatccaagaagatgacaagtgTCACTTGAGCTTTTTCTGTCCAGCTTACACCCTGTAAAATCataatctgaataaccaattaagtTTATagaagagtgagaaggataccatagaccaacattggttgttcctttgagatatttaagAATCCTTTTTGCATATTTGAAGtgagattcctttggatttgcttgatatcttgcacaaagacataaAACAAACATGATATTCAGTCTACTTGCTGTGAGATAgagtaaggaaccaattaaacctctgtattttgtttgatctaccccttttccaACAGCATTTGCATCCATATAACAGCTTGAAGGCATGGGTGTGCTTGCTTCCTTAcaactttccatttcaaatttcttgagaatttctttgcaatattttgattggcatagaaagatcccatcctttgtttgtttgacctgcaatccaagaaagagagaaagttcccccatcatagacatttcaaactcaccttgcatagctgtcacaaattcttcacacaaactgggtagcaccaaagatgatctcatcaacatagatttgcactaggataatttcataatttgacttcttgatgaagagagttttgtcaatcattcctctttcataatcATGTGACAAAAGGaaattgctaagcctctcataccactgccttggagcttgcttaagcccatacaatgcctttttcaacttaaaaacatgattgggatgttgatgatcctcaaaacccggtggttgcTCAACATACACTTCTTCGTTGATAAAGCCATTAAGAAAaacactcttcacatccatttgaaagagtttgaatccactcatacaagcaaaagccagcagcaatCCCACAgcttccaatcttgcaacagggGCAAAGGTTTCTCCATAGTCAATCccttcctcttgattgtagcctttggcaactagccttgccttgttctTTGTAATTACTCCAGCCTCATCAAGCTTgtttctgaaaacccatttaGATCCAATCATGTTCATCTCATCTGTCTTGGGAACCAGAAACCACACATCATTCCTAacaaactgattcaactcttctTGCATAGCTTCCAcctatttttcatctttaagagcttcttcaataaactttggttcaacttgagagacaaaaATAGTGTTCCTGCAGAATGTTTAGATAGAGCtacgtgtagaaacaccctcctttatctgtccaatgatgttctccactaaCATTGTTAGAATATGTGGCCTTAAACGAGaaaggggtgaattgtttaaagggggttattgaaaaatttatcagctagaacaaaatcctttgtatgaaactcaattagaaattcagttagccaagatataaagcacaaaacaacaaagcaccagaaaaacaatcggttttttATACTAGcaaagcaataacaactgaacttaaatgagtttaagggaagaaggagatacacaaacagtttatattggttcactcttaaaccaagaagCCACTGAGCAATTTAGTAAGCAatcaaagaagtgaccttgaacccttcaagaaacacacttcctttggcacaacacacacctagaatgttgatcttgacaacctcaagagcacacaacactccttggcaacaacaccagaatttacaaaatgttcagaacgaattacacttgtttacagaacaatctgaaatcaatacatatGTGATCCAccctctcttgagaaaacccaaagctgaatgtgaatgttcaaaacttgaaagcaatctttctcaactgaaaaactcaaatatgtttttcttgtttgttataaagcataaataaactatttataactttcaaagattggttaaagcatttaatagacgagcgtattcagttgaaaatcatttaaagcacactcaactaacaaaacaaaattctgttaggattttcaaacaaacaatcgattgaaatcacgaaacaatcgattgttttggtttgacagcaagtcaaccaaccaaaacagttttcaaccttttcaaaaacacctaagagaaaaacaatcggttgtttcgacaaaacaacaagttgtttttcacttagtttgaaaaacactttaatctcaaaaaggttttaaaacacattatctttagattcaacaaagagtgtaTTACACAactaaactacccagatcctatcctaaacacaacagcaacatcagccttgcatcaaacacttggatttggatttttcaaagcctttgatcactcttgattaACAACTTTGATGTAGCGAGAgattggaaaaaatctttgcagAAATTTTCCCTCTACACCCTGCTAGCTAGTGAGACTCTGATTTGGATGTGATTTGAGCCATTCTTTAGCCTTTCAtgccaatgaaaaaggaaacaaacacATATAATCATTTTCAATATCACTTTATTGAAAGCCcattgttcccaccaattcataaaatgtagccAAATGTGTATATGGATCCTCATAATGGGTACTGATGAGACTGAAAAGAACATGGGTTTCATGTCTAAGCCCCTATTGCATGTCATAATCTCTAAGTGTCCTCCTTGGAGGTGGTACTTGATGTTCTGTCATGTTGTTTTCCTCCTAAAAAATATTAGTCAAAAAAGAAGAAGTGGTTGAGGACTCCTCTCTAGTGTTTCTTTGCCTCTCTTTTATCTTTGTCTTtctgttgttgtttttttttactgCCCTTTCAATCTTTGTTTCAAATATAATTGGTCTTTTGTTATTTGACCTCTTAATATCATATAAGATAGGTAAATAAAGGGTGAGCACAAGGATTCACTAGCAGTAatagaatatttatttaaaaaattaaaattgaaaaaaaataaattcaaataaatctgaaaatacaaacaaatctgcaatttaaaataaaatgaacaaattaaatataataagcaaaaataacataatattaaaaaaaaattaacaaaaacataaaaacaatttgagtattcacaatatttaggaatttcttctaaaaaattcAATTGTTCCCTGATAACGATGCCAAAAACTTAATGACTCTTTTTATGACAAGTTTATCGAGTCAGaagttgtaccgtcccgtatccgggcgttgacaaagtcaaggtcaaagtcaacgccaggagtcaaagtcaacacaaggcgtcgcctaggtgaagagacgccaagtaccAGCGTCGctaagaggaagcgtcgccaaggcgaggcgtcgcctaggtggaggcgtcgcccaaccagggcgtcgccaagatcaaatatcattaagtcaaggcaGTCACAGCGCGGTTCCccaatacccatgggtaggaaagaccatggagggagcgacgccgtggaaaggcctcaggtcccgataatccggggtagtgataaagagaaggaaaaggtggcttcaaggccatagtgatagcaccagtgtagggcagcctgactcgtgaagtacccctgccgtcccagagacgcctttgggacagatacgactcaaggggagggtcatGCCTaaggtagccaggtgcagggtacgagaggaaggtagatacgctctcaaagtgagtgactagatgattgggggcatgagttggcacccaaaaagtcaccccttgcgcagtagcactcccaagcaggaggactcacacttagaaacgtccccagattgggccatggcgctgtgaggccctccacgtgtacgacagccaggtcagaatagaagcaccatttagtcaggtaccaggtaattaaagtcatttaatacagtttctgttttgagcgtttaaggtactataaaggctcccaagcgtttcaacgtcttaaatgcgctacgttttctaatttgacgcgttaattaagtgcgttacgttttatgattaaaagcgctttaaggcgctttaaatgcttgggtagtttaaatatcGCCGAgcatgttggaaacagggttggaacctttggcaaatttcccaaaaactctctagttgcttgctcgagccttgaggttacgcacaagggactagggaaagatctttgctagaaggagaaatagacactagacacagtttcctttttaccaccttcagagtgccatacgcggtgctccgatatggaggtgcatagtttttggtgtttcttgctggctgacttgagcgtcggagtgcaaacggccgctagggcacccttttgtccttctttgcaggaatccataggtaaccagcgggaaggagtccctagctgacggttgaggtcgcgcacgaagacgtcccaggtcagcatggacgccacggtccgccccgtgcgccaaagaaggagaaagtttaacgaagagaggcagctggtggtaaaggatgaaacgcagaagctgttgagtgttggccacatcagggagatttaataccctgagtggctagccaacgtcgtcttggtgaagaaggcgaatgggaagtggaggatgtgcgtggacttcacggacttgaataaagcgtgcccgaaggactcgtacccactacccagcatcgacgcgttggtggatagtgcatccgACAACAaggtgctgagcttcctggacgcattctcggggtacaaccagatcaagatgcacccgagagatgagagtaaaactgcattcatgacggatagttgcagttactgttataaggtgatgccttttgggctgaaaaacgcaggcgccacataccaaaggctaatggacaaggtcctgacgcccatgctagggaggaatgtgtaagcctacgtggatgacatggtagtggcgtcgcaggataggttACAACACATGGCAgacctagaggagttgttcgtcacaatatccaagtaccgcctcaagctaaaccctgagaagtgtgtcttcggggtagaggccggtaagttcttgggttttatgctcacagagagggggatagaagcgaaccccgacaaatgtgcagcgatcatcgccatgcgaagcccgacgtcggtaaaggaagtgcagcagctgacagggcgaATGGCGAATGGCGAATGGCGAATGGCGAatggcacccatatttccagtgcctcaagagaaatagtcgctttgcatggactgacgaatgcgaagcggctttcattaagttaaaagagtacctggcgacgccaccggtcctctgcaaaccggtaacaggtGTGCCCCTCCGACTATACTTCacggtaacggagcgggctatcagctctgtgttagtccaggagcaggaccagagtcaaaagcccatctatttcgtgagcaaggcattacaaggcgctgagacgagataccaggcgctggagaaggcagcgttagcagtggtgttttcagccaggaggctccgtcattacttccacagctttacggtggtagtgatgacaaacctccctatacagaaggtgctgcagaagcctgacgtggcgggaagaatggtgcgctgggcggtggagctgtcagaattcgacattcagtatgagcctagaggatccatcaaagggcaagtgtacgcagattttatagcggaactctcgcccggaggtgaacaagaggtggaggtgggctcgcagtggttgctctcggttgatggctcttccaaccaacaagggagtggtgcggttatagtcttggagggacccaacggcgtactgattgagcaagctctgcgcttcgcttttaaggcaagtaataatcaggcggaatatgaagccctgagagcaggaatgctcctggccaaggagatgggcgcacagaacctcctggtgaaaagcaattcccagctgattacggggcaggtgtcgggtgagttccaggcgaaggacccacagatggcggcgtatctaaaatacgtccaactattgaagggagcatttaatgctcttgagctgatacatgtcccaagggagcagaatgtcagagccgacctgcttgccaagctggccagctcaggcaaggggggtaggcagaggacagtgatccaagagacgctcaaagctccgcgtaaattcgtggaagataacagggtggatgtcctccagatctgTACATCAAGAGAGAGTCCAAGGAATCATCGCTctctgacccaagatacgctgaagacgccccgcatcagcatgtacgCGGATATGCCTGAAGAAGGAAGgcaaatgcaggtatgtgtcctagtcgagggagacacctggatgacgccatacaaacggtacctggcggatggggctctcccagtggagccggaagagggtaagaaggtcaagagaaatgccacaagatatactctggtggatggagtgttgttcaggcatggtttcactcaccctatcctaacgtgtgtaagtggcgacgagtgtacaaggataatggcggagctccacgaaggcatttgcgggagccacgtagggggaaggtccttagcctccaaggtgatacgcgcaaggttcttctggccaacagtaaaagaggactgtGCGCGACACGCCCAATgctgcaggcaatgccaaaagcacgctgactggcacaaggcgccgccagaagaactgcgatccatatatagcccgtggccttttcatacatgaggaattgacatcctgagcccgttcccactggcgataaggcagatgaagtatttgatcgttgccatcgagtacttcaccaagtggatagaggcagagcccgtggcatagatcactgcgcataaggtacaacactttgtgtggaagaacattgtgtgtaactttggcgtacctaggcgtttgatatccgataacgggacccattttgccagtcagcagttgagaaatctgtgcgctgagataggtatcaagcaagtgttcgcatcagtcgaacacccccagaccaacgggcaagtggagtcagcaaacagagttttgctgagggggttaaagagaaggttagagaaggccaaaggggcgtgggcggaggaagttccaaggatcgtatgggcataccacaccacgccccaatcttctaccatggagacgcctttcagtttggtgtatgggtcagacgcgatgatcccggtagagatacatgaaagctcaccacgttttcaaaactttgtggtggaggaatccaacgaagaaaggcgggtaaacctggatctgctagacaaagccagggaagaagccagaataaaagctaaagtggtgaagagaagagtagagcggcaatatagctctaaggtaaagccgcgacagtttcagattggcgacctagttatgaggaaagcccacccatacgagctggagaataagctgtctcccaagtggaccggacccttcagagttaccgaggctaagggcaacggttcgtacagcctagagaccttggaaggaggtcccatcccgcgcagttggaatgcagccaacctgaagttttattttagttgacttatgtaaagcagctatgtaacagtcttgttaaaggagacgctctttttccctttccggggttttttaatgaggtcacccaaataaaagaaaaaacaagtttgagaaaaaaccgtgccttggttctcagtcgttatctttctccgtttgaagtagcgTGAGGCGTCGCTAGTAAaaagggcgtcgccaagaaaaaAGGCACCGCCAAGAAGatgggcgtcgccaagaaagaaggcgtcgccaagaagaaaggtgtCGCCTGAGTGCAGGCGCCACTAAGAAACGTGACGGAGGAAAAACGCACAATATATGAGATGTATGCAaaagtaaagcggcgttacaaaaaccaagtatggtatagtaaagttgatgttacaagcagtgttcgatacaaatgggagtaatgcgaatagggcaaacattacaacTCACACAAAAACACAAACGAACAACTTTTCAGTGGCCATCGGTGTCAGCacaggaagaagacgaagccccgctctcagtcTGCAGAGCTCGGGAAAGTCGTGacctccgctcttggtttattttcgaacctgcaccaagggagatgaatgtgtcagagacaccatgaagcaaaacacacacagatagaaagcaataaaggaggaagtttctagggcagtgactcatacatatatacttttcgagagttccagcgttgaactccaaactgatcaaggtggcagagtcaaaacctcccgcctcagcgagaatccggcaaaccacctggtcattcggggctagcttcttgaagggtttggatttgagggccctcgtctccctcacccagtacagtggaaaaccatccagggcggagGGAACGAGGTCAGAGCAGcaaatcttgaagaaccggcctttccacccagtgaatgagttttggaagggggtcaggagaactctgccaggaacgttactaagagttacccagaggttgttcctttgcctcttcacctcaaagaagtgaagaaagatgtcaaccgagggtgcacaacccagaaacccgaaaaggatgtcaaaggccttgacaaaagcctagttgttgggatataactgggccggagcggcattgatctccgtcagcagttccttctcaaacctggagaagggcaggcgcacgccgatggttttgaaaaccacttgatagaagtaaaagaaggggatcccgtcgttggcccgttcgtctccacatactggctcccctagagtgcaagggagcacagcaatgtcgtcgtcgtgcctcctcgcgaaggcacggtgattataggagcatgaatcccctttgtgttcccttatggccctggtggagagtaagcatgagcattcgtcaagaagctcgctcgaagcccaagtatacaggtccttggggttgaccctggggggagtagcacgagaagacattcttgaacagaatcagggaggtttgattcgataaaacaacaggttgtttttcacttagttggaaaaacacttgatttcaaaaaggttttaaatcacatcagttttagattcaacaaaggagtggatcacattctattctacccagatcccacc
Encoded here:
- the LOC137806389 gene encoding uncharacterized mitochondrial protein AtMg00810-like, translated to MESCKEASTPMPSSCYMDANAVGKGVDQTKYRGLIGSLLYLTASRLNIMFVLCLCARYQANPKESHFKYAKRILKYLKGTTNVGLWYPSHSSINLIGYSDYDFTGCKLDRKSSSDTCHLLGSSLFSWHSKKQACVALSTAEAEYIAAGSCCA